In uncultured Fibrobacter sp., a single genomic region encodes these proteins:
- a CDS encoding phosphomannomutase translates to MENITQIWKKIQSPEFNPATDMALVEQVKQVALTSQEPAKVSFGTSGWRGEIGSEFTLRNLQVVGAAIVRLYREATPELFEALGVKDFAELQKRGVVVGHDNRLLGHEFCEAVADQFAKAGVKVYYGGEMPTPEFSACIEMLGAACSINMTPSHNPSHYNGIKFNPADGGPAGPEITNVITKLSNEMMSTWKFEPVGKVDWEIIDSLKIYKEFLVKQGTIKFDRIKEFIKKGRLTLVCDHVHGSTRRRPAALLDNPECLITLRNEDDSLFGGIAPEPSSKNLEKVRKVLDESKSWFRLGAIFDPDGDRIRFYDGTREIDMNQFGAIAFHYMATWRKEQGCVAKSVATSNFVNIIAEKLGVPVMETPVGFKNFRPWLSRNAKQKALVAFEESDGISGLNNTLEKDAQFGLLIALEILATTGKNLGEYLDALYEEYGRFYPTRSGFEVDKSLVGAPLKAKVDAIATIAQPGAKVMVGNNEKTVKQLLTLDGVKVIFDDDSWMLVRPSGTEPKVRIYTECRNPDEKDPMFEAAKALFFKN, encoded by the coding sequence ATGGAAAACATTACCCAGATTTGGAAAAAGATTCAGTCCCCCGAATTCAACCCGGCTACCGACATGGCGCTTGTCGAACAGGTGAAGCAGGTCGCATTGACTTCTCAGGAGCCCGCCAAGGTGAGCTTTGGTACTTCTGGCTGGCGTGGTGAAATCGGTTCCGAATTTACGCTCCGCAACCTCCAGGTGGTGGGTGCCGCCATCGTTCGCCTTTACAGGGAAGCGACTCCCGAACTTTTCGAAGCCCTCGGCGTGAAGGACTTTGCCGAACTCCAGAAGCGTGGCGTGGTCGTCGGTCATGACAACCGCCTGCTCGGTCATGAATTCTGCGAAGCCGTGGCTGACCAGTTCGCGAAGGCTGGCGTGAAGGTCTACTACGGTGGCGAGATGCCGACTCCGGAATTCAGCGCCTGCATCGAAATGCTCGGTGCTGCCTGCTCCATCAACATGACCCCGAGCCACAACCCGAGCCACTACAACGGCATCAAGTTCAACCCGGCCGACGGCGGTCCTGCCGGTCCGGAAATCACGAACGTCATCACGAAGCTTTCTAACGAAATGATGTCCACCTGGAAATTTGAACCGGTGGGCAAGGTTGACTGGGAAATTATCGACTCCCTCAAGATTTACAAGGAATTCCTCGTCAAGCAGGGCACGATCAAGTTCGACCGCATCAAGGAATTCATCAAGAAGGGCCGCCTGACTCTCGTTTGCGACCACGTGCACGGCTCTACCCGCCGCCGTCCGGCTGCTCTCCTCGACAATCCGGAATGCCTCATTACGCTCCGTAACGAAGATGACTCCCTGTTCGGCGGTATCGCACCCGAACCGTCCAGCAAGAACCTCGAAAAGGTCCGCAAGGTGCTGGACGAAAGCAAGTCCTGGTTCCGCCTGGGCGCTATCTTCGACCCGGATGGTGACCGTATCCGCTTCTACGACGGTACACGCGAAATCGACATGAACCAGTTCGGTGCTATCGCTTTCCACTACATGGCTACCTGGCGCAAGGAACAGGGCTGCGTGGCCAAGTCTGTCGCGACTTCCAACTTTGTGAACATCATTGCCGAAAAGCTCGGCGTGCCTGTGATGGAAACTCCGGTGGGCTTCAAGAACTTCCGCCCGTGGCTTTCCCGCAATGCCAAGCAGAAGGCCCTCGTCGCCTTCGAAGAATCCGATGGTATCTCCGGTCTCAACAACACGCTCGAAAAGGATGCCCAGTTCGGCCTCCTCATCGCTCTCGAAATTCTTGCAACGACTGGCAAGAACCTCGGTGAATACCTCGATGCCCTTTATGAAGAATATGGTCGCTTCTACCCGACCCGCTCGGGCTTCGAAGTCGACAAGTCCCTCGTGGGTGCTCCGCTCAAGGCCAAGGTCGACGCCATCGCGACGATCGCCCAGCCGGGTGCGAAGGTCATGGTCGGCAACAACGAAAAGACCGTGAAGCAGCTCCTCACGCTCGACGGCGTGAAGGTCATCTTCGACGACGACTCCTGGATGCTCGTGCGTCCGTCGGGTACGGAACCGAAGGTGCGCATTTATACGGAATGCCGCAACCCGGACGAGAAGGACCCGATGTTCGAAGCGGCGAAGGCTTTGTTCTTCAAAAATTAA
- the dapA gene encoding 4-hydroxy-tetrahydrodipicolinate synthase has protein sequence MQITNASQLTGVFPALFTPLKNDDPKNLRNSIDYKKMGQMIDDVIANGASGVLPAVTTGQSATVSPQQHLDVIKFTLDYVDGRVPVIAGAGSNCTRESIEMIENVQKIAPVAVLCVTGYYNNPPQEGLLKHYRTLSSETGAKIVIYNVPGRTSSYVHPDTLIELAEDKNIIGLKQAVEFGFGEKFHEDTMRVIKETKGKDFAVMSGEDGLFADLLEMGGTGLISASGNIPEATKTFVELYKAFQAGDKDKAHNLQKDARDFIDITFCRKNPIPLGTLFNSPLFQPLVSVKDTANGADAVARIMKLIEEKAPSLKKYHV, from the coding sequence ATGCAGATTACAAACGCTTCTCAACTTACTGGTGTTTTCCCCGCGTTGTTCACCCCGCTCAAGAACGACGATCCCAAGAACCTCCGCAACTCCATCGACTACAAGAAGATGGGCCAAATGATCGACGACGTGATCGCTAACGGCGCAAGTGGCGTGCTCCCTGCCGTGACCACGGGTCAGAGTGCGACGGTTTCCCCGCAGCAGCACCTCGATGTCATCAAGTTTACGCTCGACTACGTGGACGGCCGCGTGCCCGTGATTGCCGGTGCCGGTTCCAACTGCACCCGCGAATCCATCGAAATGATCGAGAACGTGCAGAAGATTGCCCCGGTGGCAGTCCTCTGCGTCACAGGCTACTACAACAACCCGCCGCAGGAAGGCCTCCTGAAGCACTACCGCACGCTCAGCAGCGAGACGGGTGCCAAAATCGTGATTTACAACGTCCCGGGCCGCACCTCAAGCTACGTGCATCCCGACACCCTCATCGAACTTGCCGAAGACAAGAACATCATCGGTCTCAAGCAGGCCGTGGAGTTCGGCTTTGGCGAGAAGTTCCACGAAGACACGATGCGCGTGATCAAGGAAACCAAGGGCAAGGACTTCGCCGTGATGAGCGGTGAAGACGGTTTGTTTGCCGACCTCCTCGAAATGGGTGGCACGGGCCTCATCAGCGCTTCGGGCAACATCCCCGAGGCCACGAAGACGTTCGTCGAACTGTACAAGGCATTCCAGGCTGGCGACAAGGACAAGGCTCACAATCTGCAAAAGGACGCCCGCGACTTTATCGACATCACGTTCTGCCGCAAGAACCCGATTCCGCTCGGCACGCTGTTCAACAGCCCGCTGTTCCAGCCGCTCGTGAGCGTGAAGGATACGGCCAACGGCGCCGACGCAGTCGCCCGCATCATGAAGCTGATCGAAGAGAAGGCCCCGAGCCTGAAGAAGTACCACGTTTAG